Below is a window of Brachyspira hampsonii DNA.
GCACCAAGCCCATCGCAGAATAAATCGCTTATAAGTCTTGCTTTTCCGTCTATTATCTGTAATGCTCCTTCCGGACAATCAGGTATACATACTCCGCATCCTGTACATTTATCTTCATCAATTTTTATTATTCTTCTTTTCATTTACAATATCCTCTCATTTACAATATGCTCTATTATTTTATGATATCTTTTAGGAGCAATAATAGAATATTTATATATAAAATTCTATTGCTAAGGCAACATATTAATTAAAAATCACAGCATAGTTTTTTAATATATTTTAAACATAATGGTTATTATTATCAAAGATTAGCATATTGATATTATACTAAATATAGGTATAATATTAACAATATTTTATATAAATGGAAACAGTATGTTTTTTGGAGATTTTAAATTTATAATTTTGTATGTATTTATTCCTGTACTTATAATTTTATTTATTATGTCAAGGAGAAAAGTACATAAGGTTTTGTCAATATTTACTAAAAACTTGAATTTTCAAAATGATAAAAACTATAAAAGAATATCAAATTTAAGAATATTTTCTATTATATTTATGATACTTGCATCTGCCAGCTTAATATTTGCTTTGATGCAGCCTAAATGGGGAATAATAGAGCAGAAAATAAAAACAGATAATTACATGGTAACTATAGCATTAGATTTATCAAGATCTATGGATGCTGATGATGTATGGCCTTCCAGACTTGAAAGGGCTAAATTAGAAATAGAAAAATTTATAAAAACAACCGATAATTTATCTGTAGCATTAGTTGGTTTTGCAGGAACAAGTTTTATAGCTTCGCCTTTTACTCAGGATATGGAAACTTTTACTTATATACTTGATAATTTGACAACTAAATCTGTTACTTTGCAAGGTACTAGAATATCAGATGCTTTAGTTACTGCTAAAAATACTTTTAATGTAGATGCGGTTAGTAAAAAATCTATTATCTTGATAACTGATGGTGAAGATCATGGCGGTTATTTTGATGACATATTAAAACAATTAAATGAGATGAATGTCAGTGTATATACTGTCGGTGTCGGGACTGAAGCAGGTGCTAGCATAAGTACCGATTTAGGAGTAAGAGAAAAATCTGTTATTTCAAAAAGAGATGATAATACATTAAAGTTAATAGCTGATTCCACTCATGGAAAAAGCTATATTGCAGAAAATGTTTCGCTTGAAAGTATATTTAATGATATGAAGCAGAATATGGATAGTGTTTCATCTGTGAGAAATAATAGAAGCTATAAAGAAAGATTTCAAATATTTTTAGCTATTTCTGCAGGTTTGATATTTTTGGCAAGTATATTCAGTATTTTAACTCAATTAAAGGTGAGAGAAACTATTAAAAAGAAAATAAT
It encodes the following:
- a CDS encoding vWA domain-containing protein, whose translation is MFFGDFKFIILYVFIPVLIILFIMSRRKVHKVLSIFTKNLNFQNDKNYKRISNLRIFSIIFMILASASLIFALMQPKWGIIEQKIKTDNYMVTIALDLSRSMDADDVWPSRLERAKLEIEKFIKTTDNLSVALVGFAGTSFIASPFTQDMETFTYILDNLTTKSVTLQGTRISDALVTAKNTFNVDAVSKKSIILITDGEDHGGYFDDILKQLNEMNVSVYTVGVGTEAGASISTDLGVREKSVISKRDDNTLKLIADSTHGKSYIAENVSLESIFNDMKQNMDSVSSVRNNRSYKERFQIFLAISAGLIFLASIFSILTQLKVRETIKKKIIKEKILNRKSEVSNY